TGACTTCCAAACGCTGATTTCTTCCGGCGCAAGGCTCAGCGTCTCGCCCCCCCTCCAAACCGAATCCGCGACGGCTGAAAGGGTGCATTTTCTCAACTTGCTGCGCGAGAACCAAAATGCGCGCAGTAACGCCGCGGCGGAACTCGACCGCGCAAAGCGACTTGTCTCGGCTGCTGCGGCGCCGGCGAAGACCGTTGACGAGAAGGCTTTCGCTCTCCAAAATATCGAGGTCCAAGGCGAGATCCTCGTGCGACGCAAAACCGCTGATTGGAACCAGAAGCTCCTTGATGCTAACCTGCGCTTAAAGGAACTCACGGCCACCTTGCATCAGCTCGAGCACGAACGGGACCTGCACCGCATCCGCGCCCCAGTATCGGGTGCTCTCGAGCAGTTCTCCGGCCTCGCGCACGGAAGCTACGTGCAGAGCGGGCAAACCGTTGGTTGGATCTCGCCGAACGACGATCTGGTGGCGGAAATCTACGTCTCCCCCAACGACATTGGCTTTGTGCAGCCTGGTCAGCCGGTGCGGCTCCAAGTGGATGCCTTTAACTACAACCAATGGGGTGTCATCAAAGCAAGGGTGGTCGAGGTGGCGCAGGACTTCACTCTGCATGACGGGAACCCGGTCTTCAAGGTCCAGTGCGCGCTCTCTCGCAGCGAACTCGCGCTGAAAAGCGGGGCCATCGGCCACCTGAAGAAAGGCATGACCGTGCGGGCTCGCTTTCTGTTGGCCAATCGCACTCTCCTGCAACTGCTCTACGACGAGGCAGACGATTGGCTCAACCCGATGCTGGCGGGGCGCTAATATTGTCCCAACAGCCAGCGAGCCTCCATGTCGAGTAAGGCCATTAAGTTCAAACAGCGTGACATCACGGATTGCGGCGCCGCCAGCCTCGCATCTGTCGCAGCCTTCTATGGCTACAAGTTGCCATTGGCGCGCATCCGCCAGTATGCGTCGACCGACCGCTCCGGTACGAGTGTGCTGGGGCTCACGGAAGCGGCGCAGAAGCTGGGCTTCATCGCGAAAGGCGTCAAAGGTGGCTTCGACAGCCTGTACAAGATCCCCAAGCCCGCTATCGCGCACGTCGTCAAGGAGGACCTGCACCATTTCGTAGTGGTCCATGCGATCGACGCCAAGTGGGTCATCGTCATGGACCCGGCCTTGGGCGAAATCTGCAAAGTGCCGCATCAGGAATTCATGGAGCAATGGACCGGCGTTCTGGTTTTGCTGGTTCCGGCAGACACATTCAATCGTCGAGACGAGACCACGTCGCCCCTCGCCCGATTCGCCCGCCTACTCGCGCCACACCGCACGGTGATGGCGCAGGCTCTCGTCGGCGCTCTTGTGACGACCGTCCTCAGTCTCTCGACGGCGATCTACGTTCAGAAGATCGTTGATCACGTGATCCCAGCGGGAAACCGCAACCTGCTCAACTTGATGAGCATCGCAATGCTGCTGATCCTAGCGATACAGATCCTGATCAACCTCCTAAGAGGCCGACTCGTCCTGCAGACGGGGCAGAAGATCGACGTATGCTTGATCCTCGGCTATT
The sequence above is drawn from the Rhizobium etli 8C-3 genome and encodes:
- a CDS encoding HlyD family secretion protein translates to MSIYRAILLFVAAAFGSLPLVTIPVSMQSVGTIRPIVEKTPLIAPVSGRISRVLAFENDVVAKGKEIIAFDDHVIEEKLSGVLADIHAKSDLAHDFQTLISSGARLSVSPPLQTESATAERVHFLNLLRENQNARSNAAAELDRAKRLVSAAAAPAKTVDEKAFALQNIEVQGEILVRRKTADWNQKLLDANLRLKELTATLHQLEHERDLHRIRAPVSGALEQFSGLAHGSYVQSGQTVGWISPNDDLVAEIYVSPNDIGFVQPGQPVRLQVDAFNYNQWGVIKARVVEVAQDFTLHDGNPVFKVQCALSRSELALKSGAIGHLKKGMTVRARFLLANRTLLQLLYDEADDWLNPMLAGR